In Cryptomeria japonica chromosome 1, Sugi_1.0, whole genome shotgun sequence, the sequence gtaATGTAGGTTGTCTTTGTCTACATTATCAGTTCACTGTGATCCGGGTTTGCATACTAGGCAGGAAACGTCATACTAATAGGATGAAACTTAAGTATGATATCAATAGTTATGCaggacacaacactatgctcacAAGGCTTTAATATTGTGAGGTTACCAAACCAAACTCTTCGTCGAAGGGTCAGGCCATTTCAGTTAGAAGAGGCACGAGGGGCTGTTAAGTGTTGCTTGGGTGGAAAAGCACTTGACTGATGCTCTTCCTCATGCAGATGGCGGCCgatatttgaggatgtatgccaagAAGGACATCTGGACCACTATATATTTCTTATGTACTCTACAAGTTCAGAGAAACTAAATTTGTAATCATTTATTCCTAAAGCAAATGGAAGCATGAAAAAAATTATTGTAAATACAATCATATGTTCATGAATATGATATCGTTTATGATTCAAAGTAAATGAAAATGGAAAGAAATTTATTTCTGTTATGttatttgatttgaaaaaaaagaaaatttattatTTTGGCAATGTTTTTCTTTTTACTAGTGGGTTAAAACATGGTAAATAAAAGGGTAGAACAAGGGAGTTGTTACAACACCAATAGCAATAAATGTTAATAAACTTTGCAACAATTTTGTGATAAATATTTTGTTTGTTACATATTTATTGTATAAAAGTAGACAGTCTTGAGTACACTATACTCAATTTCATATATTTGCAACTTGCATATCTAAGCCTATGTGGTCACATACAGTTTTGAGAAATTCATTATGATGTATATATTTTGTTAAACTATCTATAATACAAAAAATATTGAGATGAACAAAACACATTTTTAATGTTCCATTATTTTTGCATCACACTTGTTAGACTCAATCAAAGGTCACTAAAAACCagcttttgattttctttttttgttgCAAGGGGAACCATGATCCTTGTTGTAGTGAGCTCCCATAGTGGTTTCCATGACCTCATTAAGAGTGCAGAAGCTAACATGCACCTTGTGCTTAAAGAATTACTAATGTCTATGCAAATCTCTTCTTCTTGCCTCAATTTGGAGTGTCGTTTAGTTGACAAAAAAACTAAGAATTTTCTACTCCCAAACACCTAAATTTGAGTACAATTTGATATTGCTTGGCAAAACCTTATCAGCTCTGACACAAACACAAAATCTAACAAAGACGAAACTTTATCAAAATTTTGCAACATTGTCAAAAGCAACATATTGACCAATAGCATTAGCAATGCCTTGAATGATACTATCTTCCAACAATACCAATAGAATCTCAAGGAGTGTAAACACCCAAATAGAAGCCATGTTTACCTTAGTAGCGTCAAATCTAGGAACCCATCTTAATAAGTAAAGATAAGCCTTACCAAGAAACCAAGGACCTCCTTGAAGCATGCATGAACAATCCTCCAAAGATTTAAGGGAGAATAAGAGGTAACTATTTAACATAACAGTAACCTAAAATTTACTAGAAGAAACATTCCAACACTTGGATGCCCAGTAGTGAATAACATCAATGTTAGGTCGAAATCCATAGTCTTCTTGTAAAAAGATGTTAGCACTAGAACAAGAAGAAGGCACATCGACCACTTTCATCAAACACAAAGTCGAATCCCCATCAAAACATACAAGAGCAAAGTTCAATGTAGAGGGACGAGCAAGATGAACATTTGAAATTTGGGTATCAATAGTGACAACCCTCACACGGTAATCTTGCTAACACTTAGGATTCAAAGCTAATTGAGCAACCGATGCAATAGGGGGAACCGAAGAAAAAAAACCTTTGCAGAGGCAACGATGACGCCAGGATGAATCTAGGGCTAGGAATGGGAATGGGTTATAGAGGAGAGAAAACCCCTAAAGAACCCAAGACCCAAACCGCTATTAGAAGCAATAGTGGCCTCTCAATGCTCTTGCACAAGTCATCGTGCCTACAACCATAAAACCCACAAGCTATGATCGCCATCCTCCAATGCTCCCACCATAGAACTAGTCTTCAACATCATTGTTGTCTCCCTTGCCATCAGAACCGCCATCTCCTTTAATGCCATCGCCAAAGAATGCAAAAACCCTTTCGATCTTGCTTGTCGCCAATATCTTTCCACTCTTGCTTGTCGCCATTGTTATGTTGTATGACATTCTCTTAATTGTAAGACCAAATGAATGTAAATATAACATCAACATATTTAATATAAAACCAACAATTCTAATGGAATACACAAGAATTACATGTTTTggtaattaaaatttgattgtcaTATTGACATGTTGCACGTAGTACACGATGCTTTGATTGCAAGACCAAATGGATGTAAATGCAGTCTCCAGTATATTTAATATAAACACCAACAATTTTAATGTAAAACTAATATTTGCTCCCACAATTTATTCTGTTCAAATACTGAAATTTTCTGATAAACATCAATTTTAATtaattctctttcatcatttcaattACTCTAAAGAATATTAATGCTCATGATCTTCCCAAACTGTTACAtaaaaattttggtccaaaaaaaATTATTCGCAAAAATCATCTGTAATTCTTAGTTTGTCCCAGGCAACAGGAACCAAATTGAGACCAAAGTCCCTCACTACGGAGAGCCTGACACCATAGCTAACTAAAAGATTCCACAAACAATGTCTATTCGCCACATTTAAAAGCACAAAGTTTCAAGGAATAATACAAACTTCAACACAGAGAGCAAGCATAAGCAGAAATGAGTTCCTCAAATTTTCAAGTACGAACTTAAGTTAGAATCCAGGTTCAGTACAAAGGAATCTATTATACAAAATTTCAATACTTACAAGCATATACAACTCTTATGTATGGCATCAAAATCAGATAAGTCCAAAAGATTCTTTATACAAAATTTCAATACTTAATGCATACACAACTTAGCTCTTATGATGTGGCATCGTAATCAGATGTGATAAATACAACATTAAGAAGTATGCATCACACTTCACTAAACCTGGGAAACCACCCCTTGAAATGTAGAAGCATTTTTTTAATAAacatttataaatatgcaagctctATTGTTGTGATCTATAGAACTTTTGTAGCTCATTTAAGTTGTAGGTGCTTATAGCCAATGTAAAGGAACTCCTTGCCAAACTTGTATAGAATATATTAGGTCAATAAATGTTTGGAAACTACGCTATCtttgcattttcttgtgattttacTTCACATGAAAATATGAAGAGATATAAGCAAGCTCAAAAAAGAGAAGAAATGCCTAGCTACTATTCCTGTTTGCTAAATACCATCTAATGCTTTGTTATCAAAGCAAAGAGAAAATGTTGAGATGGGCAGATAATAACTTGAAAGTTTTGACCATTCAAAAAAGTACAATATGTTACAATACTAATGTGCAGATAGAAAAGAtcagaataactcatgtagctttagaagaagccaaagaagaataTCAGAAGCACTAGTTTAGAACCTCAAAAGGAGAGAACCAAAAAGCCAACAGAATGGTACTAAATGATAAATTTCTAAGAATGAGGCAACTAATCTCTATAATTTAGTCTCCTCATAATCTGCAATCCTTGTAATTGAAGCCACCAGAGAGGAAACAAAAAACTCAAGACACCCATGCTACTAGCCAGCAATATTGAAAGCAACTGCGATATCCAATAAGCCCTGAAATCAGAATGAGATACTATTAATTAGAACAAGTCCATCTGCATTCTGCATAAACAGaagatgaaaataaattctaaagaCATATATATACCTTGCTGATAATATATGAGAAAAAAAAGCATATAGCCTTGCATGAACTGATGCAGTAATTATCGTGGATAAGACACAAGATGCAACAAGTAAAAGGGATGGTGTAATCCATTCTTTCAAATTCAGCCCTATACATAGAAGTGTGCAGAGTTAGTAAGCATTTAGAAATTCCTTGGTTAAGAAGAGTCCATGTCCCTCTTGTATTAAGATGGTGCAAGTTCTTGTATAGGAAACACTATTATCATGTCAAACAAAATTGCATTTCTGTTTGCAAGTTGAAACAGCATACCCCGAATTTTGTTGGAGAGCAAACCCATGAGTATGGCCATTGAAACAACAGTTACTAATGATGTTGCAATAACCTACAGAGAACAGCGTTACCATTAGAAACTGTTGAGAATAGATTCCTTACAAATTCTGTTCTTACTTTTTGACATTTAACAGATAATAGTAATGGGTATGAATAAAATACATACCAAACCTTCAGCACCAAAGCCCATCTTTGAGATGAATAGCCAGTCCAAAAAAGCATTCAGAATAATTGCAGCAACACTGATTTGAAATGGTGACTTGCCATTGTCAAGAGCATAGAACACCCTGATAAGCAGGTCCCGCACTAGATAGAAGGGAGAGCCTAAAATATCTGTTTATACAGTCATAACAGATTAACATACAGACACATACACATTCTTAAAAGTAAATAGCAATTGATGAATCATACGAAACAAAAATGTTAATCTGCTATGACTTGCCATTATGAAATCTCTATAAGAAGGCTATGTTAACATGCAGACACATGCACATTCTTAAAAGTAAATAGAGATCAATGAATTATGCAAGACAAAAGAGTTGCATTTGCTATGATTTGCAATTATGAAAGTCTCTATAAGGAAGCTATGTATTGAATCATACTTGGCAAGCAGTTTTGAAAACCATTACAATGTCACATCAAATATGTGTTTGTACAGAGATACCTTAATGTCCGCTTCATGCATCCTTTTATCTGATGTGGCTAGCTCAAAAGAAATCGTACAACTCAAATTAGAAATTTCAGTTTCTTATAGATTAATAACATCTAATAGAGAAACATCTTCTTGACAGTTCACTGTTTTCTAACGTATGGAAACTTCATCTTATTCCTGAGCTCAGACAGTTGAGCTTTGACGACTGATTAAACAAAGGCTATGTGTTCAAATAAAAACAAATGTGCTAAAACTGTGTAGTCAGACAAGCCCTcctattttgatatttttcttggttattattttgtttgtagtTGGAATTTGATCCAGCTTATCCTTAAATCATTATATAACAGATAAAATTTTATCAAGTAAATAGTATACCAAAGTTTAAAGTCGGACAGCTATATGGGCAAAACCTTAAATGGATGAAGAAAAGTTAACTTATTACTGACTTTCGAGTTTAATTAACATTCCTGGTTGATATTGGGTTTGGAAAGGAAAACTGCTATGAGCGATTTCACAAGGATAACCAAAGGCTATACTGTCAAACTCCGAACATTTAAGATGGATCAGTTGTTAAAGCATATGcattttcatacattcatattGTTATGTCCTGAAATGAAAACGAAATACATTGTGCTCTGATCAAGGAAACTTTTTACTCTTGAGACAATCTGGAAGTGATACTTACAACaaattaaaagagatgaaactgaTGCTGTTGCATGTGCATCGAAGGCAAACCTTTGAAATACAACTTCAACAATTGGCTTTGCTAGTGTGAGTATAACTGCAATTAGAGGAAGTGTGACAACCTGCACTTGTGAACCAGTTATAAGATAAAATTAGAGccaatgtttttttttatatattatgaattatattaaaaattcaaattttactaaATAAAAATTGATATGGAAGAGTTGAAAAATAAAAGAGATTTGTTATAGGATAGCTCGTTAATGTTGGTTGAGTGGTCTTGCTTGTAATATTACAGAGAAACTATATCAAGAAGTATTGCTAATTTACCATCAACCTTTTAGTGCATCACGTTAATCATCAATTGCATTATGGAATATGGAACATAGGCCAGCAATCTCATTGTAAGTTTGTGCTAAGATTAGGAAAAAATTAAATGACCACAGTAGAAATACATGTGCTAATATATATGAAATCCTGAAAGCTACGAAGGAAAGATTAAGAGTGGCTTCAAGCCAACAAATGAGCAGATTTTGCACAAAAAGCAACATTAGAAAACATCATGAAAGAATTATGATGCATGAAGAACAATAGACAATTCTAGGGGTTCAAGACATGCAGAATGATCAACCCACACAAACCCaaaaataatgaggaattcagagcCTACAATGCCAACAGTGGGAGTAAATAGTAATAATAATCATCTATGACTAGGGCATGATAAGGCATAAAAAAAATGTGCAGTCAAATGCTTATTATACTCATTTATTTTCACTGGAGTGGTGGTTTTGCAATTATGTGATAGTTTATTGGGATTCACTTGCAGAGATTCATGTCAATCTTCATTGACCTGTATTTtattagtggttcacaagaacccattaGTCATGACCACGACTGGTCCATCTAAcaatcattgcatctaggtgatgctcataggggtGAAACACCAAAACATATTAGAAGGTCATCTATCTTAGTACTACTCTGGCTCAAGTGTGCTGATCCATGGAGTTTTCCCAACAACCCACTTAGCTTACTACCCCATTTGCAAAATCTTTAGCAAGTGTCGTGCCCAGTGAACGATTCATTATAGAGCTCCCTAGCTTATTCGTTTCATAAAAGAGGCAATTTCACAATGTATCAAATTGTATGATGATTTATCAAGATTCAACTGCATACTTTTGAGTCAATCTTCATTGAACCATATTTCATTATTGGTTCAAAATAACCCATACAATCTTACAAAAATGTTACACTTTGCAATGCTGAATTATGTCCCAATACAAAACATGTTATATGTATGATATCATAATGCGAAATCATTTTGATAAGCTGATTTTAAAAACTTGTAGTTGTTATCTGTACAAATTCATGTACTTTGGAAACAGTTTTACTTTATAATGTAATTACTATCTTGTTTCAGGTGTACAAACGAACCCCTTTCAACTGGGTGTGAGTCACCTTGAGAATACCATCTTGATTTAAAATTCAGGGGTCATATTTTTGTAGAgtccattttaaataaataaatttaggaAGCAAAGAAATTTTAGGTGGAATTTTTTGACTCTTGAGGTGGTGGATTATTGCTTACCATGCACAATAGAACTCCTTGTTTCAGTCGCTCCTTTAATCTTGGCCACAAGCTTGGCTGTGTAATTAATGAGATTGTTGACAGTTAAACAATAAGTCCACTTGACATTGGAGTTATTCCTAGAAGATTGCACAATTTATCTTGAAGTTATGGCTTTTCAAAATGAAAATAGAGCTAGTAAACATACCTTTGAAAGCTGAGATAAAATAGGCAAAAGTGGCAGCAGTATAGAACTAGAAAGTATGCCCAATGGAGCCATGGCTAAGAGATTTGCATCTGCGAACAACCGCAATGAAAAGCAATGAAATTACAAGTTCCATGCTGCTCTAGAAAGGACAGACCTTTATAATTCGTAGAGATGAAACACAATTTGCAAAATGAACTGTAGATTCCGAAACTATTCTCAATCAATAAATGTTAGCTCACAATTAGCTCTATATTTATTCATTGTTGTGTGAGATGACTGAATTGATCTACGAAAAACATGTCAAACAAATAAATGCTTTTCCTGGATTTATCTTTTACATGTGAGTCATAATAATGGCACCGTCATGCATTTTTAATCATATCCATTATCTGTGTAAGTTAAATGAGAAAACACGAGAAATAAATTCTGACAATATCCACAGGATGACTCAAATAGGCTAGTGGAACTGAATACTACAAGAAACAATAAGAACTGTAAAAGGATTGCCTAAAGCATTTTTCACATAAAAAAACAAGGGTTATAAATAAATGCAAATCCTACAATAGAAGTAAAATTATAAGAATATGCAGCAACAGTGATACATTCATACAAACATCATATAGTATAGCTATACATTACATGAGCTACCCCAAAAGAACAGGACGAATGAAAAAAATACAACCGttgataatgattttatttttttattaaaaaatatattttatactgCAGCCTGAAGAAGAGGAAGCCTTTCTTAAAACTTAAAAGCAACAACATCAATCACATGTTCAAAGAGAAACATAGAAACCATAGATATACAAATGGAACATAGGTAAGTTGAAATATTTTGAACATCAAAAGCCAAGATGATATTTGTATTTAAAAGACTCAAATGCCAGGGCCTAAAGTAGGGTTATGGTTTAGAACAAAGAAAGAAGTGAAGTGGACCTTCACATCTTTTTCTTGATGCAGTTGATTCCATTGAAGAGTGGAGCTTAAGGGTCTCAATTTATATAATCGGTAATGCCATAAGGAATGCTTCTCTATGGGGATTGTGAGCTGCATATTCTTTATCACTTTCTAGCTAGTTTTTGTGGTGAATAACTTCAGAAAGCCTTCTTTTGGCCTTTTCATTGGATAAAATCTGCTCAGCAGCTTCAATTATGCTTGAAGATTGAGATATGTTTGCCTAAGGAGGTTTTCACATTCTACTTATAGGTTGGGGAAATCCTGCAAAACAGTTGTTTTCTTTTTTGTGCTATACGTGAGAGATAAGGAGAGAGATGCATTGCTGAAGAAAAGCACAATTGACAACTTTTTCATCCAGTTTTTGCACTATTACCTACATAAAGTCATTAATATTGGCAAGAACGATATCATTAATGGagctatatttttttttcttttagcaaTAATCTCTCTAGCAGGGACATAAATATTGGGGTATTAGGAGGCATCTTTGATGCCATTCAATTTCCAATTGGTTTGAGAATGAAGTTTAAGGAGGGAAGGCCTCCTTCGAGGTAAATACAGGGGTTTGGATcatcaaatagaaatagaaattttcATACTACAGAAAGATGCACCACAAAGAAACCTATTTAGCAAAGGCTTGAAATCAGCAGCACAATGAACATAGGTTGCAGTGGAGTATGAGAGAAAGCAATTGTAGGGTAAGCAAGGGCAAAGTGTGGAGCAATATTATCTAGTTGCTGCATCAATAGGCTTGCTTTCATTAGTACCTAGTTCTTCTCTTCACCAACCCACATTTTCCACTCACAACAAATCACCATGGATTGTAGAGCCTCCTACACCTCCAACATCCACTCCAACAAAGTGAAATAGCTAGCACACCTAGTCTCCGTTGGTTTGAGGAATTCATTCATTAAACAAATCCTAGAGGTTGCAAGTGATGTGTGGTGACTGCATACAAAGATATGTAGATCTCTAGGTTTGGCCATCATCATCTTCACCATCTTCCCAATGTTATTCAATGCAATTATCAACACATTAAAACATGggtcaaaaaaaatgtttttgtaaGCACTCTCCACCATCAATTTAGTTGACTTACAAATAGTCACAATCAATCACAACTTGCACAACATTCCAATCCCAACCTCTTTTGTGGCCTCTCCCAAAAGATGAAATTGGAAGAAAATCAAGAGCTCTACTTAAATATGAACTAgatgaatttttttaataatattaatgaatGGTTCATGTCTAATATCAATCCCCATTCATGATGATGGAATAATTTattgttatctatgtttgttccatGTCCTTCATCAAGAAGTAAACCCTCAAACATTGCTTTTCAAGGTGGGTGTcacacaatctatgttctctaggTGAGGCATATGAGGGTCCAATTGTGTTTGTCATTTCCAACATTTCATTAAGTATGAAGAATGTATCATATGCAATGGTATATCATAGGCATAAGAGAAGTTGACTATAGCATCATAGCCTCCTCACATGCTTACATGTTTACCAACCATGATATTGCATTTTGCATAGTAGCAAACATCTTTCTCAGGATTGACTTGGCATACCAGAAGATTAATTGTAATTCAATTAATTGGAAAAAAGTCAAGAAATtgaaaaatgctacaaaattcataaatataaagaaaaaatcaatattttttaatttcatcCCCCCAAAAATAAAAACATCACTTTTCCATTTGACACAACTCAATTCTTTATTTTTAAACTAAAGCAAGGGTATAGGGCCAAGTGCAACAACCCACAATGGGGTTGAAGGGTAGTGGCCCTAGTAGGGTGAAGGAGTAGTGCCACTCATGCTTACCTTGTTGTGATACACAGTAGGGTCAAGGG encodes:
- the LOC131044844 gene encoding uncharacterized protein LOC131044844 isoform X3; amino-acid sequence: MLGLKCYALIIPSFFISLLGGTNGPLHTTITAALSKRSTMDGKRLIEKINAIVFLASAALGIAVFIFADTIIHLAAPGLSAVGGNHGDLIRYMATIQLKIMTPCILFAGPLGVGFGCLNSTGNYHIPSLIPSLSSMAIIFAIAIHFLRCKANACASQTSFSGAILLASGASVGALLQWLVQAYFQREAGFSVLRTLWTNPFIDADMRELFAVVLPAIVGSGMFQIATFTDLYFASFIPGATASISYANLLAMAPLGILSSSILLPLLPILSQLSKPSLWPRLKERLKQGVLLCMVVTLPLIAVILTLAKPIVEVVFQRFAFDAHATASVSSLLICYILGSPFYLVRDLLIRVFYALDNGKSPFQISVAAIILNAFLDWLFISKMGFGAEGLVIATSLVTVVSMAILMGLLSNKIRGLNLKEWITPSLLLVASCVLSTIITASVHARLYAFFSHILSARAYWISQLLSILLASSMGVLSFLFPLWWLQLQGLQIMRRLNYRD